A portion of the Echeneis naucrates chromosome 5, fEcheNa1.1, whole genome shotgun sequence genome contains these proteins:
- the LOC115043251 gene encoding amphoterin-induced protein 1-like yields the protein MGGSLCVSHRATGSLLRKGGFITVLPFALLLPAVRGGGQLMGAPLDCHKTCVCASNIVSCSKMNLTNVPSALPKYMAVLDLSFNSITRLRAEWTPVRLSKLSSLLLSNNGLDFLSSEAFLHVTRLQYLDLSSNRLHQLDEFIFEPLEHLEVLLLYNNCISQIDRSAFSGLNSLQKLYLSHNQISRFPLELVKERSRLETLTLLDVSSNRIKVFPLQELQALPAWIKNGLYFHNNAPPCSCELYDMLVRWLLKELSSVTDFGRNHTCVLPGPQKETMSILDLNKMNLNCSEVMITNEEAFLEQFLLLDCDTRQKNVIKSWVLPGNIPLSSANNTAVMRSDSRLQIGPLKAEDSGVYTCYATSDSFNETLYVTVVVFNSTMNGGLENLKTAYTTLVACLVSLVMVLIYLYFTPCHCPCCPGHDLEKSQPQDSLHSSTVSISQAHEEMGQERVASGGFPYRHVGFLDIKEQLEQNGRLNPIGEEDEGWQGDSRERRRSDAESVSSVCSDTPMVV from the coding sequence ATGGGGGGCTCACTCTGCGTCTCCCATCGTGCCACTGGGTCGCTCCTCAGAAAAGGGGGCTTCATCACAGTGCTACCTTTTGCTTTGCTGCTGCCAGCAGTGAGGGGGGGTGGGCAGCTGATGGGAGCCCCCCTGGACTGTCACAAGACGTGTGTGTGCGCCAGCAACATCGTCAGCTGCTCCAAGATGAATCTAACCAACGTTCCCAGTGCTCTTCCCAAATACATGGCTGTCCTTGACCTCAGCTTCAACTCCATCACCAGGCTGCGTGCTGAGTGGACCCCAGTCAGGCTCAGCAAACTGAGCAGTCTGCTGCTCAGCAACAACGGCCTTGATTTCCTGTCATCTGAGGCATTTTTGCACGTGACAAGGCTTCAATACCTGGACCTTTCCTCCAATCGGCTCCACCAGCTGGACGAGTTTATCTTTGAGCCGCTGGAGCACCTGGAGGTGCTGCTTCTTTACAACAACTGCATCTCTCAGATAGATCGCTCCGCTTTCTCCGGCCTTAACAGTCTGCAGAAGCTCTACCTGAGCCACAACCAGATCTCCCGCTTCCCTTTGGAGTTGGTGAAGGAGCGTAGTCGGCTGGAAACTCTCACCTTGCTGGATGTTTCCTCCAACCGAATCAAAGTCTTCCCCCTGCAGGAGCTTCAGGCTTTGCCTGCCTGGATCAAGAATGGTCTGTACTTCCACAACAATGCACCACCATGTAGCTGTGAGCTGTATGATATGTTGGTGCGCTGGCTCCTCAAGGAACTCAGTTCTGTCACTGACTTCGGGAGGAACCACACTTGTGTGTTGCCAGGGCCACAGAAAGAGACAATGTCCATACTGGATCTGAATAAGATGAATCTGAACTGCAGTGAGGTCATGATTACGAATGAAGAAGCCTTTCTGGAGCAGTTCCTGCTGCTGGACTGTGACACCAGGCAGAAGAATGTGATAAAGAGTTGGGTGCTGCCTGGAAACATCCCACTGTCTTCAGCAAACAACACCGCGGTGATGCGGTCTGACAGCAGGCTCCAGATCGGGCCGCTGAAGGCAGAAGACTCAGGGGTCTACACCTGCTACGCCACAAGTGATTCTTTCAATGAGACGCTGTATGTAACAGTGGTGGTATTTAATTCCACCATGAACGGTGGTCTGGAGAACCTGAAAACAGCCTACACCACCCTTGTTGCATGTCTGGTCAGTCTCGTCATGGTTCTCATCTACCTCTACTTCACACCCTGCCACTGCCCCTGTTGTCCAGGTCATGACCTGGAGAAAAGCCAGCCCCAAGACAGCCTGCACTCTTCCACTGTCAGCATCTCGCAGGCACACGAGGAGATGGGGCAGGAAAGAGTGGCGAGCGGAGGCTTCCCCTACAGACACGTGGGCTTCCTGGATATCaaggagcagctggagcagaacGGGAGGTTGAATCCAATaggtgaggaggatgaggggTGGCAGGGGGAcagcagggagaggaggaggtcagATGCAGAGtctgtcagctctgtgtgctCTGATACCCCCATGGTGGTGTAA